The Pecten maximus chromosome 10, xPecMax1.1, whole genome shotgun sequence region aaaatatatgttctatgtttcttcaaaaacaaaacaagtaaaactgtcatgaattaatatattataccaatttttgttttaatgtcattgtatttttatataaaatcagtTGAATCTGAAACACGCTTTACAAGCATAGTTTGGTGAAACCTTTGGTCGCAGCCCACACAAACATAAAAGCGTGGTTGACAAGACAGTTTGCCATGTCTTTTCTGAAAATACAGATAACGCCAGAATGTTGTGTACAGACCTTGTGGAGCCGTCTGAACAACACAATGATACCTCTAGATCTGTACCAGTAGGTAGTACCCTACACTAGAGTACAGAAGCCAGTTAATGCCACATGAAGTAAACTTtttaagtcgtaattacgacttagtgTGTCATAATGACAACTTAGTTATCTCTTATTTATGACTTACATGATGTTGTATGTCGCAAGTCGTAATTAAGACATAAAAAGTTTACTTTATGTGGCACTTACCGGCTTCCGTACTGTAGAGTTGACAAACACCCATCCATCGTAATAAGTACCGTTCACTGTTTTTGGTCTCCCCTTCTCATCTTGTTAATCTGGCGGATCGTGAATAGGACACTTGTCActtatcaaaatccattcaggccttcaggactagtagggatttaaaggatttacctcaatttatCGTAGTTGGCCCCTCCCGCCCCAGAGGAGCCAAGTACGTACATCCTCCCTTTATACAACGTTTGATCTCCTTTGCACAGTAATGTTCCAGACCAGATTCTATCAAAATCCGTTCAAGTAGggatttaaataaaatgttgcCGGATGCCGGACAGAGATGGAtagacgacggacgctgcaccatgcCATAAAGACTGAAGATAGCATAAACGTCAAGTTTCATAAATTTCTTTTCTGCGCTTCAAGAATTTAAATAGTAAACAAATTTTCATTGccagaatccaagatggcccgTGACCTGTCAGCAATTATGATTTTCTGATCTGCCCCAAAATCAAAAAGGGAAACACTAGGAATCAAGGGGAACATAATACAAATggaattggagaaagatccatCCAGTACTTCTCAAAAATTTTGATAACAATTTTCTATAATAAAAACAAGATTGCCGCCTATCAGTCATATTTTTATGATCAATGCCAAAAGGAAAAGAGCACAACTATGGACCAAGTGAAACCTACAGATAAAATCTTCTCAATTAAATGGTGATAACAAATtttcaatgtcaaaatccaagatggctacctttcagtcattttgtttttcttataaGTCTCAAAATTATAAGAACACTAAAAGTGCCCAAGTCGGACATACCATTATTTGGAAAAGATCCATTCTGCACTTCTcaagaaatatcaatatcaaattttcattgtcaaaatccaaaatggccaccaagtgcttctcaagaaatagttgTAACATGTCTTGTAAGAACTGATGATCGACGATCTATGGTATAATGGACGGAAGGATAATGAACCACAGACACAGGACAGTTTGAACAACCCACCATCTAGTGGTGTTGGGCTAAAACATTGTCCTTTTACATATACCTATCAAATGCTGAAGGCAAAAATGATGTGTTTTTCACAGAAGACACTAACTAGACTGATTTTCTCTATATCCTTATTATCCTTGTTTTTATTCCATTCTTTAGGGTAATGACCTTTCATGCAAAACTGTACAATGTTTAAAGTTTATCTGAAGCAAAATCATGGGCAACAGGCCAGTGGTCCGATCTTTCACTGAAGTTTTTTACGGTGTTTGACTGCAGGGGCCATACTCTTCCAAAGCTGTTCAGAAGATTCTGAAGAAACAAactttccttttgtttctgtgtttttgtAAAGCTCTAAACATTCCAATAATTCATCATGCAAGCCTGATTTGTCAAGATTTATGAGAGTGTGCAGTTTTTTATGCGTAAAAATAGTGAAATTTAAGAAAAGCCAAATGACGACTAAAGTTCGAACATTGAGTTGTTTTGCCACACCAATGGGTTTCCATAATAAAAGTTCATCCTTAATGTGCAGTAAGTAGTCATTCTCAGAATCATATAAACAAATCGTAATATGTTCTGATGTAGCTCCAAAAGTTGGAATTAAAAAATGTGACAGTGTTTTTTCATGAATGTTGACTTGAGCAAAGCTATTTGTTATGGCTTCAGCTAAAACCTTATTTAAGACTTTTCGTTCAAGAAGAACGGTATCATTTTTACAGGCTTTCCTCTGTTTACTTGGCGGTCCTTCTTCATCTGTATCATTATATTCATCTTCGTCATCACTATTTGGTTGATCTTTCAGGACTGCCACAGCAATTGTATGGTTCAAAACAATATCTACTCTGCCATGCCATGTTCCATCTGAACctgtttgtaaaaaaaattctcattGTACTTACTGGTGCcatttacatgtacagaatCTACTTAAACTCAATGTTGGTTTGTCTTGTCATCAAGAAATTGAAGTACCAGGTATCTTAATTTTAACCAGCTTTTATCCAATTATAAAGTTTCAAAGTTAAATCATACACAATTCTTATCATTGGAAGGAAATATTACAGGCTATGCTGAAGCATCACATGCATGAAAAACAGGAAGGATAATACAAGCCCTGGATCTGACATTAGATTTAAGAAAAATTATTTGGAAACAACTAGGAATATTTGTTGTGAGATCTATTCATTATGAATATGGTCAGGGAAAATTATCAGTACCACAAAGACAGGGAATTATTACGTTTGCCAAATGGGAATAACCCAAGATAATTTATAAACAAGAGGCTCCGGGGGCCTGTATCTCTCACcaggatatttcagtaattatggcaaaatactttatttaaattatatatttgaaatattttcctactttcgAACTGCCTCTctcaacaatggttcaaactacaggtggaCCGAATCCTGTCatgaagaagaaaaagattCTTAAACTTTTTCCTAGCCCCCAGCTGGGGTtatttgaatccccaccacttACAGCTTCTAGTCAAATTAGGTTAAATTCCAATCAGTAATTAAGACATGtttgttaaattgtttacagaccaATGGACAAAGAACCACAGATGGAATTTAAGTCAGAAGTTATTAAGTAGTCCACTAGAGTTTTATCTTACCGACTGAAGTGGTCCACCAGAGTTTTATCTTACCAACTGAAGTAGTCCACCAGAGTTTTATCTTACCGACTGAAGTGGTCCACCAGAGTTTTATCTTACCAACTGAAGTGGTCCACCAGAATTTTATCTTACCAACTGAAGTGGTCGACCAGGGTTTTATCTTACCAACTGAAGTAGTCCACCAGAGTTTTATCTTACCAACTGAAGTGGTCCACCAGAGTTTTATCTTACCAATTGAAGTGGTCCACCAGAGTTTTATCTTACCGACTGAAGTGGTCGACCAGAGTTTTATCTCACCGACTGAAGTGGTCCACCAGAGTTTTATCTTACCAACTGAAGTGGTCCACCAAAGTTTTATCTTACCGACTGAAGTGGTCGACCAGAGTTTTATCTTACCAACTGAAGTGGTCTACCAGAGTTTTATCTCACCGACTGAAGTGGTCCACCAGAGTTTTATCTTACCAACTGAAGTGGTCCACCAGATTTTTATCTCACCGACTGAAGTGGTCCACCAGAGTTTTATCTTACCAACTGAAGTGGTCCACCAGATTTTTATCTTACCGACTGAAGTGGTCCACCAGAGTTTTATCTTACCAACTGAAGTGGTCCACCAAAGTTTTATCTTACCGACTGAAGTGGTCCACCAGAAATTTATCTTACCAACTGAAGTGGTCTACCAGAGTTTTATCTTACCGACTGAAGTGGTCCACCAGAGTTTTATCTTACCAACTGAAGTAGTCCACCAGAGTTTTATCTTACCGACTGAAGTGGTCCACCAGAGTTTTATCTTACCAACTGAAGTGGTCCACCAGAGTTTTATCTTACCAATTGAAGTGGTCCACCAGAGTTTTATCTTACCGACTGAAGTGGTCGACCAGAGTTTTATCTCACCGACTGAAGTGGTCCACCAGAGTTTTATCTTACCAACTGAAGTGGTCCACCAAAGTTTTATCTTACCGACTGAAGTGGTCCACCAGAGTTTTATCTTACCAACTGAAGTGGTCCACCAGATTTTTATCTTACCGACTGAAGTGGTCCACCAGAGTTTTATCTTACCAACTGAAGTGGTCCACCAAAGTTTTATCTTACCAACTGAAGTGGTCCACCAGAGATTTATCTTACCAACTGAAGTGGTCTACCAGAGTTTTATCTTACCGACTGAAGTGGTCCACCAGAGTTTTATCTTACCGACTGAACCGTCCACTAGAGTTTTATCTTACCGACTGAGGTGGTCCACTAGAGTTTTATCTTACCGACTGAGGTGGTCCACCAAATTTTTATCTTACCAACTGAAGTGGTCGACCAGAGTTTTATCTTACCAACTGAAGTGGTCTACCAGAGTTTTATCTTACCAACTGAAGTGGTCCACCAGATTTTTATCTTACCGACTGAAGTGGTCCACCAGAGTTTTATCTTACCAACTGAAGTGGTCCACCAAAGTTTTATCTTACCAACTGAAGTGGTCCAACAGAGTTTCATCCTACCAACTGAAGTGATCGACCAGAGTTTTATCTTACCAACTGAAGTGGTCCAACAGAGTTTCATCTTACCAACTGAAGTGGTCCACTAGAGTTTTATCTTACCAACTGAAGTGGTCTACCAGAGTTTTATCTCACCGACTGAAGTGGTCGACCAGAGTTTTATCTCACCGACTGAAGTGGTCGACCAGAGTTTTATCTTACCGACTGAGGTGGTCCACTAGAGTTTTATCTTACCGACTGAGGTGGTCCACTAGAGTTTTATCTTACCGACTGAGGTGGTCGACCAGAGTTTTATCTTACCGACTGAGGTGGTCGACCAGAGTTTTATCTTACCAACTGAAGT contains the following coding sequences:
- the LOC117336141 gene encoding uncharacterized protein LOC117336141, translating into MAATMQLCPSLVSFRGSEGEAIVKEVIFGIELAPGFFNLVIHCSNAIEGTSFTDAAISLRGLVETQRALNKDYRDGIPKVGLVKIKDILNMHVFEEFLEDGVKGIENSSAAYQQAFLTLFHFLDEKKKHEQAIEKLLTSVPQTSKSKETIMVALAHHLFSQLVPGNKYEVDKYANQLPKECDCGCKAMICKGDTSVGSDGTWHGRVDIVLNHTIAVAVLKDQPNSDDEDEYNDTDEEGPPSKQRKACKNDTVLLERKVLNKVLAEAITNSFAQVNIHEKTLSHFLIPTFGATSEHITICLYDSENDYLLHIKDELLLWKPIGVAKQLNVRTLVVIWLFLNFTIFTHKKLHTLINLDKSGLHDELLECLELYKNTETKGKFVSSESSEQLWKSMAPAVKHRKKLQ